In Nasonia vitripennis strain AsymCx chromosome 2, Nvit_psr_1.1, whole genome shotgun sequence, a genomic segment contains:
- the LOC100122815 gene encoding serine/threonine-protein kinase ULK3 codes for MSLPSVKDYTLLEKIGAGSYSTVYKAFKRDGSREVVAIKCVDKSTLSKSAIDNLITEINLLKILKHEHIVEMRDFFWDEGHIYIVMEYCDGGDLSNFIKRKHKLAEHVCRKFLQQLALALRYLRNHNVCHMDLKPQNLLLIKRPALVLKVGDFGFAQYLSSSETKFSIRGSPLYMAPEILLRHKYDARVDLWSVGVIMYECLFGKAPYSSNSFPELAEKIKDMRPIELPKGCHISGECKDLLLRLLKHNPDERLTFDEFFAHDFLDLEHAPTRENLDKAVALVHKAVKSDADGCRREAYHLYCEALRYFIPVLTSETDLQKKEALRLRVNEYIRRAEQLKDTCAEADQRRKSENGAHQAAETTNSQQPVSRCDSLERNAAINFLELRTLSKSTTGMSAALEIGESAEQYLAEGNYDLALEKFQSCLKVLVPLLGKEPPGRRRELLSKQVHKWMKEAESTKGLLITKEMESNAQRTSESQEQCSLQ; via the exons ATGAGTCTGCCCAGCGTCAAGGACTACACACTGCTGGAGAAAATCGGGGCTGGCAGCTACTCCACGGTGTACAAAGCCTTCAAGAGG GATGGCTCTCGCGAGGTGGTGGCGATCAAGTGCGTGGACAAGTCGACCCTCTCGAAATCGGCGATCGACAATCTCATTACGGAAATTAATTTACTCAAGATACTCAAACACGAGCACATCGTCGAAATGCGCGACTTCTTCTGGGACGAGGG GCACATCTATATCGTGATGGAGTATTGCGACGGTGGCGATCTGTCGAACTTCATCAAACGAAAGCATAAGCTGGCCGAGCACGTCTGTAGAAAGTTTTTGCAGCAGCTCGCGCTAGCGCTCAGGTACCTGCGCAACCACAATGTCTGTCACATGGATTTGAAGCCGCAGAATCTGCTGCTTATCAAAAGGCCCGCCCTCGTGCTCAAAGTTGGAG ACTTCGGTTTCGCCCAGTACCTGAGCAGTTCGGAGACCAAGTTTTCGATACGAGGCTCGCCTCTGTACATGGCACCGGAGATACTGCTGCGGCACAAGTACGACGCCAGGGTGGACCTGTGGAGCGTCGGCGTCATCATGTACGAGTGTCTATTCGGCAAGGCGCCGTACTCGAGCAACAGCTTTCCCGAACTCGCCGAGAAGATCAAAGACATGAGGCCGATCGAG CTGCCCAAGGGATGTCACATATCCGGCGAGTGCAAGGACCTGCTGTTGCGGCTCTTGAAGCACAACCCGGACGAGCGGCTGACCTTCGACGAGTTCTTCGCGCACGACTTCCTCGACCTGGAGCACGCGCCGACGCGCGAGAACTTGGACAAGGCCGTCGCTCTCGTCCACAAGGCTGTGAAATCCGACGCGGACGGCTGTCGCAGGGAGGCCTATCATCTCTACTGCGAGGCTCTCCGCTACTTCATTCCTGTACTCACAA GCGAGACTGATTTGCAGAAGAAGGAGGCGCTGAGACTGAGGGTGAACGAGTACATCAGGCGAGCGGAACAATTAAAGGACACGTGTGCGGAGGCTGATCAGAGGCGGAAGAGCGAGAACGGGGCGCATCAGGCCGCGGAGACTACCAACTCGCAGCAGCCAGTCTCGAGGTGCGACTCGCTCGAGAGAAACGCTGCGATCAATTTTCTCGAACTAC GTACGCTAAGCAAGAGCACGACGGGCATGTCGGCGGCGCTAGAGATCGGCGAGTCGGCCGAGCAGTACCTGGCTGAGGGCAACTACGATCTGGCTCTCGAGAAGTTTCAATCCTGCCTGAAAGTCCTGGTGCCGCTGCTGGGCAAAGAGCCGCCGGGGCGCAGACGCGAGCTCCTCTCCAAGCAG